A portion of the Acanthopagrus latus isolate v.2019 chromosome 21, fAcaLat1.1, whole genome shotgun sequence genome contains these proteins:
- the LOC119010987 gene encoding myomegalin-like isoform X5, which produces MLDLKMKETCRICGRELCGNQRRWIFHPTAKLNLQVLLSHALGQELTRDGRGEFACSKCTFMLDRMYRFDTVIARVEALSIERLQRLLQEKHRLRQCIGGLYRKTNSEEGAVTLPGAQEGSGDGMVDISGLTHAKYCALLQDDLVYSLYESWADDCLECHQHHPQCPAAPGSEVTVGGSQRVPTTPRRCRGCSYLRVADSDYEAVCKVPRKLARSISCGPSTRYSASFIGGSVTGAGNGKREHVEDLEEAPSSLTLVPGSQDQTRASDSDRTLAGRASSSPSIASLETAEEYIRPGAITDGLLSSPREPIDDQISDSLSEEHMGVPHGQTSPGPSLSLALCLLQSYAVHRPVQTSKGSKLPVLLRRSSSNGGLMLSSPDALLGMSYTSPDGERENHLPTPELETPLIRLNHRLDQDLNFAEMEALLEDLYKEYPRPPPHQNLVEEQQSQLNQYECAAGQCVSELQKAQLQVQSLQAKIHESEANNMKLQEKLTEMECELRSIRQAAQSQERTIQGLTESNSTKDREAQELYQLIEGQNTTLCKLREMAHRNQLAQCKAPEGVSESLTLAQLQGELVGVQSSLFALGLELEASQRSLRQSQRQGDDLMRFKDRLNTDLQEVLQHREVTEKHNQDLRCALQKTRSELQAKEAALKESEAERHAVVQEKERSITQLKHSLQDKEQQLQEYSEMLESTGSSKPRDALLEKLRERIKDRDRALERSIDDKFRCVEEREAQVRRLQLALREKERDLERLRCILSGNEETITSLDALVRGKELELEQAAEAYRNLQWLKQQSEEKERSTLREKETIISQLQAALQTRSQETQDLTAALVARVQAGPTEVVEELKARLVLKEKLFQELLSDRSRQSNEHQAQIQDMLNTLSSKDQYLQDYSYRLSLVISEQTVQLQELRRQLSLREQELCELKRDKEREMGGETEHLRTLLKEKEAFIKELMQGQEEAMQPSSTESEAETKALQEELQLVLKKEREAQKELSALRLAHQQSMHVDIKDSSDHQAVLEQLVSEYNKLNDALRAEKRLYQNLTHIHTRSDSSEKIQALHTELDSVQALRGQLEEVLARTRNMTLALDRAAKRQSDFGELSTEEEEEEEEEGDDEDGSSDEFTDSIEEDDDKVTARRLASIQARGAEGVVSQKTAEGQLEEIKSQLERDGYSSVDQMRSALHSLQQENQALRESQGRAGFVGLNQEEEYEEEDEEEEEEEEEEEEEEEDIEEEDEEEETSPQHVPVGKRGPPSVSLSEQRGKRQCTRPQTSHHHTHQPQTEVERAGGGGEAGELWQDIEEGLHEQAARLSSDLALSHQENRELQERLMVSEATVHAQAEQLKDYRDLLTETSVQQASKQVQVDLQDLGYETCGRSENEAEREDASSPEFDDLEMCTSLSNQQDYEGGTWYAGNCSGDRGAYEMGDESAASLQHLVQDLRSQLTRCHKVIRGLQLRVRSLSTTSDYASSLERTPRKVNWAFETSPAPSGVEEDEGWMSDTQGIRSGSKPSRELQELMERVASLEAQLKSSGLEGKGQAEEGKCATWPGKYNSLIQTQARELSHLRQRMREGQGVCHILTQHLGDTTKAFEELLRANDIDYYMGQSFREQLAQNTALAQRVVAKISGRDRAESHEDKTGHELLALRLSKELQQKDKIIESLHTKLHHRPETPSSCHALSETTDQSDRTSLVSDEYRTNEDLELCSDLDAREYQEERRLQQPGHGSQQDVRPSVLPPPHGFLKSSSSCPNMQFSRAPSSQPVSFSLSVPSGPDVWGMRVTSDPRPRALSVIAVRPELDTLYKQMNEQSRGFAVPHDKPLFTLSPGAHNQHDLSSYNQLSHHAFQHYQLGGVPEGHSLKSDSGLLTGGGTLWDMENVGPPVGSYSGSPGHQQGSSHAGVNLIEEHLREVRCLRQRLEESIRTNERLRQQLEERLATIGRDGGAPTNIYIQGLDTVTQLSNEIRVLKEENLALQSRLQASTDTCEELVQLREAVFTARARLKQAELEAEQWKEELRRLQAHSQEQGQQIHILRQERQTSQEKTNRLQHEVSLLQQQLCESRELIHSLQSELQVYDRVCSSTKANKGYLCELPGLPVEFGELLGEVRSLRAQLQNSVQENSALKQLELHKQLEQKLGVVGSPRTPSLSALTASPQRENFYRRQLLHDPAPSPPVRDIGLFNCGSPGPPYSDLDDSHSTANADPLDPHSELEGDAPDGSFSNRNGRHAIGHVDDFSALQQQVLEGRSLVQRMESTLQACLGPPLLDGNQKPSSELVLDYGCVKSLLSNTKTLRQILEEAMSLLKMFWRAALPSTDPSIHNLKKEQCMQEEILSLKLRVSEQEEVLKGTIQRLRSTSRTKESMEHFIVNQLSRTRDVLKKARTNLELRTQEVLPESSLLIAVP; this is translated from the exons CTTACCCATGCCAAGTACTGCGCCCTGCTCCAGGACGATCTTGTCTACTCGTTGTATGAGTCCTGGGCCGACGACTGCCTGGAGTGTCACCAGCACCACCCTCAGTGTCCTGCTGCtccggggtcagaggtcacagttGGGGGCTCCCAACGTGTTCCCACCACTCCCAGGAGGTGTCGGGGATGCTCCTACTTGCGGGTGGCAGACTCAGACTATGAGGCAGTTTGCAAAGTCCCCAGGAAGTTGGCACGGAGTATTTCCTGTGGGCCGTCAACCAGATACTCAGCCAGTTTTATTGGAGGGAGTGTGACTGGAgctggaaatggaaaaagagaaCATGTGGAGGATTTAGAAGAAgccccctcctctctgactctggTGCCTGGTTCCCAGGACCAAACGAGAGCATCAGACAGCGATCGCACCCTGGCTGGACGAGCCAGCTCCAGCCCCTCCATAGCATCCTTAGAGACAGCCGAGGAATATATCCGGCCTGGAGCCATAACAGATGGACTGCTGAGCTCCCCCAGGGAACCGATAGACGACCAGATATCTGACTCCCTCTCTGAGGAGCACATGGGAGTCCCACATGGACAAACCTCACCTGGACCCAGCCTCTCTCTGGCCCTCTGTTTGCTGCAGAGTTACGCTGTCCACCGGCCGGTGCAGACCTCGAAGGGGAGCAAGCTGCCGGTGCTGCTCCGACGGAGCTCCAGTAATGGAGGTCTGATGCTGAGCTCCCCTGATGCTCTCCTGGGAATGTCGTACACATCTCCAGATGGAGAACGAGAGAACCACTTGCCTACACCTGAGCTGGAGACCCCTCTGATCAGACTGAATCACAGGCTCGACCAGGATCTGAACTTCGCTGAAATGGAAGCGTTATTGGAAGATTTGTACAAAGAGTATCCTCGCCCGCCTCCCCACCAG AATTTGGTCGAGGAGCAGCAGAGTCAACTGAACCAGTATGAGTGTGCTGCCGGTCAGTGTGTCAGCGAGCTGCAGAAGGCCCAGCTCCAGGTCCAGTCCCTGCAGGCCAAGATCCACGAGAGCGAGGCCAACAACATG aagctgcaggagaagctgaCCGAGATGGAGTGTGAGCTGCGTTCAATCCGTCAGGCCGCTCAGAGTCAGGAGAGAACCATTCAGGGTCTCACAGAGTCTAACAGCACCAAAGACCGTGAG GCCCAGGAGCTGTACCAGCTGATTGAAGGGCAGAACACCACGCTGTGCAAGCTGAGAGAGATGGCACACCGCAACCAGCTGGCTCAATGCAAG GCTCCAGAGGGGGTCAGCGAGTCCTTGACGCTCGCCCAGCTGCAGGGCGAGCTGGTGGGAGTGCAGAGCTCTCTGTTCGCCCTTGGCCTGGAGCTGGAGGCCAGCCAGAGGAGTCTGAGACAGAGCCAGAGGCAAGGAGACGACCTGATGAGGTTCAAGGACAGACTCAACACTGATCTGCaggaggtgctgcagcacaGGGAGGTCACTGAGAAACACAACCAG GACCTTCGCTGTGCCCTTCAGAAAACTCGTTCGGAGCTTCAGGCTAAAGAAGCAGCTCTGAAGGAGAGCGAGGCGGAGAGACACGCTGTGgtgcaggaaaaagaaagaagcatcACACAGCTCAAACACTCTCTGCAGGACAAGGAGCAGCAGTTACAG GAGTACTCGGAGATGTTGGAGTCAACAGGAAGCTCCAAACCAAGAGACGCTCTGCTGGAGAAGCTAAGAGAGCGTattaaagacagagacagagctctGGAg CGTTCCATTGACGATAAGTTCCGCTGCGTGGAGGAGCGCGAGGCCcaggtgaggaggctgcagctggCCCTCAGGGAGAAGGAGCGAGACCTGGAGAGGCTCCGCTGCATCCTGTCCGGCAACGAGGAGACCATCACG AGTCTGGACGCCCTGGTGCGAGGCAaagagctggagctggagcaggcGGCAGAGGCTTACAGGAACCTCCAGTGGCTGAAGCAGCAGagcgaggagaaggagagaagcactctgagagagaaagaaaccatCATCAGCCAGCTACAGGCAGCTTTACAGACACGCAGCCAGGAGACACag GATCTGACAGCCGCCCTCGTCGCCAGAGTTCAGGCCGGGCCCACTGAGGTCGTAGAGGAGCTGAAGGCTCGGCTGGTGCTGAAAGAGAAACTCTtccaggagctgctgtcagaccGCAGCCGCCAGTCGAATGAGCACCAAGCGCAGATCCAGGACATGCTCAACACCCTCAGCTCCAAGGACCAGTACCTGCAG GACTACTCCTACAGGCTCTCCCTTGTGATCAGCGAGCAGACCGtccagctgcaggagctccGCAGACAGCTGTCATTAAGAGAGCAGGAGCTGTGTGAGCTGAAGCgggacaaggagagagagatgggaggagagaCGGAGCATCTGCGGACTCTGCTCAAAGAGAAAGAAGCCTTCATCAAG GAGCTGATGCAGGGCCAGGAGGAGGCCATGCAGCCGTCCTCTACAGAGAGTGAGGCAGAGACAAAGGCTCTCCAGGAGGAGTTGCAGCTGGTActgaagaaggagagggaggctCAG AAGGAGCTCTCTGCTCTGCGTTTGGCTCACCAGCAGAGCATGCACGTGGACATCAAGGACAGCTCTGATCATCAA GCTGTGCTGGAGCAGCTTGTGTCAGAGTACAACAAGCTGAACGATGCCCTGAGGGCGGAGAAGAGGTTATACCAAAATCTCACGCACATTCACACCAGGAGTGACAG ctcGGAGAAGATCCAAGCCCTCCACACCGAGCTCGACTCGGTTCAGGCGCTCCGtggacagctggaggaggtCCTGGCCAGGACCCGTAACATGACCCTGGCGCTGGACAGGGCAGCTAAAAGGCAGTCTGACTTTGGAG agCTCAGcacggaggaagaggaggaggaggaggaggagggagacgatGAAGACGGCAGCAGCGACGAGTTCACCGACAGCATCGAGGAGGACGATGATAAAGTGACGGCCAGACGTTTGGCGTCCATTCAG GCTCGCGGAGCTGAGGGGGTTGTGTCCCAGAAGACAGCTGAGGGGCAGCTCGAAGAAATAAAGTCACAACTGGAGAGGGATGGATACAGCTCCGTGGATCAGATGAG GAGTGCACTgcacagtctgcagcaggagaaccAGGCTCTGAGAGAGAGCCAAGGACGGGCTGGATTTGTGGGACTGAACCAGGAAGAGGAatacgaggaggaggacgaggaggaagaggaggaagaagaagaagaagaagaagaggaggaggacattgaagaagaagatgaagaggaggaaacatcacCACAACATGTGCCTGTGGGGAAGCGAGGCCCTCCGTCTGTTAGCCTGAGTGAGCAGCGAGGGAAGAGGCAGTGCACGAGGCCTCAGACGTCccatcatcacacacaccagcctcaGACG GAGGTAGAGCGTGCTGGCGGTGGTGGCGAGGCGGGGGAGCTCTGGCAGGACATAGAGGAGGGTCTCCATGAGCAGGCGGCCCGGCTAAGTTCCGACCTGGCTCTGAGCCACCAGGAGAacagggagctgcaggagaggctgATGGTGTCCGAGGCCACGGTCCACGCTCAGGCTGAACAGCTGAAGGACTACAGAGACCTGCTCA CGGAGACATCGGTCCAGCAGGCCAGCAAGCAGGTGCAAGTGGATCTCCAGGATCTGGGTTATGAGACTTGTGGGCGCAGTGAGAACGAGGCTGAGAGAGAAGACGCCAGCAGCCCAG AGTTTGATGACCTGGAGATGTGCACTTCACTGTCCAATCAGCAGGACTACGAGGGCGGCACCTGGTACGCTGGTAACTGCAGCGGTGACAGAGGTGCCTATGAAATGGGAGATGAGTCAGCGGCCTCTCTGCAGCATCTGGTCCAGGATCTCCGCTCACAGCTGACCCGCTGCCACAAGGTGATCCGCGGGCTGCAGCTACGCGTGCGCTCCCTGTCCACCACCAGCGACTACGCCTCTAGTCTGGAGCGGACCCCACGCAAG GTAAACTGGGCCTTTGAGACATCACCAGCGCCCAGCGGTGTCGAAGAGGATGAGGGCTGGATGTCTGACACGCAGGGGATTCGCTCAGGGTCCAAGCCCAGCAGGGAGCTGCAAGAGCTGATGGAACGGGTTGCGTCACTGGAGGCGCAGCTGAAGAGCTCCGGACTGGAGGGCAAAGGTCAAGCGGAGGAGGGGAAATGTGCCACCTGGCCTGG GAAGTACAACTCTCTGATCCAGACTCAAGCTCGTGAGCTGTCCCACCTGAGGCAGAGGATGAGGGAGGGGCAAGGAGTCTGCCATATCCTCACCCAGCACCTGGGTGACACCACCAAG GCCTTTGAGGAGCTGCTGCGTGCCAATGATATCGATTACTACATGGGTCAGAGCTTCAGAGAGCAGCTGGCACAGAACACTGCCCTGGCACAAAGAGTGGTCGCCAAGATCAGCGGAC GTGACCGTGCAGAGAGCCATGAGGACAAGACAGGCCATGAGCTGCTTGCCTTACG GCTGAGTAAGGAGCTTCAGCAGAAAGATAAAATCATTGAGTCACTCCACACCAAACTGCATCACCGTCCAGAGACCCCGTCCAGCTGCCACGCTCTCTCCGAGACCACCGACCAATCGGACAGAACCTCCCTGGTGTCTGATGAGTACAGGACCAACGAAGACTTGGAGCTGTGCTCTGATCTGGACGCCAGAGAATATCAGGAGGAGCGCCGGCTGCAGCAGCCAGGACACGGATCACAACAAGACG TCCGTCcatctgtccttcctcctcctcatggcTTCCTCaagtcctccagcagctgcccCAACATGCAGTTCTCCAGAG CCCCTTCCAGTCAGcctgtctccttctccctctctgtcccctcTGGCCCTGACGTCTGGGGTATGAGAGTCACTTCCGACCCCCGGCCCAGGGCCCTGTCTGTGATCGCTGTTCGCCCAGAGCTGGACACGctgtacaaacagatgaatgaGCAGAGCCGGG GCTTTGCGGTCCCTCACGACAAGCCTCTGTTCACCCTCTCACCTGGTGCCCACAACCAGCACGACCTCTCCAGCTACAACCAGCTTTCCCATCATGCCTTTCAACACTATCAGCTGGGCGGCGTCCCTGAAGGCCACTCGCTGAAGTCTGATTCAGGTCtactgacaggaggagggacTCTGTGGGACATGGAGAACGTGGGTCCGCCGGTCGGAAGCTATTCCGGATCACCGGGACACCAGCAAGGAAGCAGCCATGCAG GGGTCAACTTGATAGAGGAACACCTGCGGGAGGTGAGGTGTCTCCGTCAGCGTCTGGAGGAGTCCATCAGAACCAATGAGAGGCTCcgacagcagctggaggagagactgGCCACCATCGGGCGTGATGGAG GGGCACCAACAAACATCTACATCCAAGGACTGGACACAGTCACTCAACTGTCCAATGAGATCAGAGTCCTGAAGGAGGAGAACTTGGCTCTACAGTCCCGCCTGCAGGCTAGCACGG ACACGTGTGAGGAGTTGGTGCAGCTGCGGGAGGCGGTGTTCACGGCACGCGCCCGCCTCaaacaggcagagctggaggcCGAGCAGTGGAAGGAGGAGCTGAGGCGACTTCAGGCTCACAGTCAGGAGCAGGGCCAGCAGATTCACATACTGAGGCAGGAGCGGCAGACCAGCCAGGAGAAAACCAACAG GCTGCAGCATGaggtgtctctgctgcagcagcagctctgtgagagcAGGGAGCTCATCCACTCCCTGCAGAGCGAGCTACAGGTGTACGATCGAGTGTGTTCCAGCACGAAGGCCAACAAAG GCTACCTGTGTGAGCTCCCAGGTCTCCCGGTGGAGTTTGGCGAGTTGCTCGGGGAGGTAAGGAGTCTGCGAGCCCAGCTGCAGAACAGCGTCCAGGAGAACAGCGCCCTCAAACAACTGGAGCTCcacaaacagctggagcagAAGCTGGGGGTGGTGGGCTCCCCTCGGACCCCCTCCCTCTCCGCCCTCACTGCCAGCCCTCAGAGAGAGAACTTCTACAGGCGACAGCTGCTGCACG ATCCAGCTCCATCTCCACCCGTCAGGGACATTGGTCTGTTTAACTGTGGATCTCCCGGTCCTCCCTACTCAGACCTGGACGACAGCCATAGCACTGCCAATG CAGACCCTCTCGACCCTCACTCTGAGCTGGAGGGGGATGCCCCAGACGGATCGTTTTCGAACCGCAACGGCCGCCACGCCATCGGTCACGTTGATGACTTCAGTGCTCTTCAGCAGCAGGTCCTAGAGGGCCGGAGCCTCGTCCAGCGGATGGAGTCGACCCTGCAGGCCTGCCTCGGCCCGCCACTGCTGGATGGCAACCAGAAACCGAGCAGCGAGCTG GTCCTGGACTACGGCTGTGTGAAGAGTCTGCTGTCCAACACCAAGACTCTGAGGCAGATCCTGGAGGAGGCCATGTCTCTGCTGAAGATGTTCTGGAGAGCAGCTCTGCCCAGCACTGATCCGTCCATCCACAACCTTAAGAAG gagcaGTGCATGCAGGAGGAGATCTTGTCCCTGAAACTGCGAGTATCGGAGCAGGAAGAGGTTCTCAAGGGGACGATTCAAAGACTGAGGAGCACCAGCCGCACCAAGGAGAGCATGGAGCACTTCATAGTCAACCAGT TGTCGAGGACTCGTGACGTGCTGAAGAAAGCGAGGACAAACTTAGAG CTGAGGACCCAGGAGGTGCTGCCAGAGAGCAGCCTGCTGATCGCAGTCCCCTGA